Proteins encoded within one genomic window of Halomonas sp. YLGW01:
- the ccsA gene encoding cytochrome c biogenesis protein CcsA, producing the protein MQALPFALLAIAFYLGAASWQALALLRRVPQRQGLVRGLGTLGLAFHGWVIAAVIHETGGLWLGLSPSLVMVSALITALLMLVSLAKPVLNAAVGVLPIAALTLVTAVAWPGGEHSGHLTPGIALHAISSALAFALLAIAAVQAMLLAWQNQALRHHHTRGVVQALPPLTTMERVLFELIWAGMILLTLAIASGFLFLDNLFAQHLVHKTVLSLAAWVIFAALLTGHHWLGWRGLRAVRWTLGGGALLLLAYFGSKFAVEVIFA; encoded by the coding sequence ATGCAGGCGCTTCCCTTTGCCCTCCTGGCCATAGCCTTTTATCTGGGCGCTGCCTCCTGGCAGGCGCTGGCACTTTTGCGCCGCGTGCCCCAGCGCCAGGGCCTGGTGCGCGGCCTCGGCACCCTGGGGCTGGCCTTCCACGGCTGGGTGATTGCCGCGGTGATTCACGAGACCGGCGGCCTCTGGCTCGGCCTGTCGCCGAGCCTGGTGATGGTCAGCGCCCTGATCACGGCACTGCTGATGCTGGTCAGCCTGGCCAAGCCGGTGCTCAATGCCGCCGTGGGGGTGCTGCCCATCGCGGCGCTGACCCTCGTGACCGCCGTAGCCTGGCCCGGCGGCGAGCACTCGGGCCACCTGACGCCGGGCATCGCCCTGCATGCCATCAGCTCGGCACTGGCCTTCGCGCTGCTGGCCATCGCCGCGGTGCAGGCCATGCTGCTGGCCTGGCAGAACCAGGCCCTGCGCCATCACCATACCCGCGGCGTGGTCCAGGCCCTGCCGCCGCTGACCACCATGGAGCGGGTGCTGTTCGAGCTGATCTGGGCCGGCATGATCCTGCTGACCCTGGCCATCGCCAGCGGCTTCCTGTTTCTCGACAACCTCTTTGCCCAGCACCTGGTCCACAAGACGGTGCTGTCGCTGGCCGCCTGGGTGATCTTCGCCGCCCTGCTGACCGGCCATCACTGGCTGGGCTGGCGCGGCCTCAGGGCGGTACGCTGGACCCTGGGCGGCGGCGCCCTGCTGCTGCTGGCCTACTTCGGCAGCAAGTTCGCCGTCGAAGTGATCTTCGCCTGA
- a CDS encoding HlyC/CorC family transporter: protein MSDDFPLGLLFGLLVLLVGLSAFFSSSETGMMSINRYRVSHQANSGDRPAKRVLRLLARPDRLIGVILIGNNLVNNLAAALATVLAIHYFGEVTGPAIAPLILTIVILIFAEVGPKTYAAIKPERIAYPASLALEPLLKVLYPLVWLVNAISNGLLRLLGVKNLDGSGDHLTRDELRTVVHEAGTMIPRRHQSMLLSILDLENVTVNDIMVPRHEVVGIDLEDDLESILAQIRTSQHTRVPVFKGDINNIIGMLHLRNAARFLSKDEVTKAAIVQEAREPYFIPESTPLHTQLLNFQQQKRRTGIVVDEYGDVEGLVTLEDILEEIVGEFTTDMAGMHQEMHLQDDGSYVIEGTANIRELNKSLGWQLPTDGPKTLNGLILEHLESFPEGPTCLQVGNVRMEILEVRDKVITSARCWQHVRRTARQE, encoded by the coding sequence TTGAGTGACGATTTCCCGCTGGGACTGCTGTTCGGTCTGCTAGTCCTGCTCGTCGGCCTGTCCGCGTTCTTCTCGAGCTCCGAGACCGGCATGATGTCCATCAACCGCTACCGCGTCAGCCATCAGGCCAACAGCGGCGACCGCCCCGCCAAGCGCGTGCTGCGCCTGCTGGCGCGGCCCGACCGCCTGATCGGCGTGATCCTGATCGGCAACAACCTGGTCAACAACCTGGCGGCGGCTCTGGCCACGGTGCTGGCCATCCATTACTTCGGCGAGGTCACCGGTCCGGCCATCGCCCCGCTGATCCTGACCATCGTGATCCTGATCTTCGCCGAGGTCGGCCCCAAGACCTATGCGGCGATCAAGCCCGAGCGCATCGCCTACCCGGCGTCCCTGGCGCTCGAGCCGCTGCTCAAGGTGCTTTACCCGCTGGTCTGGCTGGTGAACGCCATCTCCAACGGCCTGCTGCGCCTGCTCGGCGTCAAGAACCTCGACGGCTCCGGCGATCACCTGACCCGGGACGAGCTGCGCACCGTGGTGCACGAGGCGGGCACCATGATCCCGCGTCGCCACCAGTCGATGCTGCTGTCGATCCTCGATCTCGAGAACGTCACCGTGAACGACATCATGGTGCCCCGCCACGAGGTGGTGGGCATCGACCTGGAAGACGATCTGGAGAGCATCCTGGCGCAGATCCGCACCAGTCAGCACACCCGGGTACCGGTCTTCAAGGGCGACATCAACAACATCATCGGCATGCTTCACCTGCGCAATGCCGCACGCTTCCTGTCCAAGGACGAGGTCACCAAGGCGGCCATCGTGCAGGAGGCTCGGGAGCCCTATTTCATTCCCGAATCGACGCCACTGCACACCCAGCTGCTCAACTTCCAGCAGCAGAAGCGCCGTACCGGCATCGTGGTCGACGAGTACGGCGACGTGGAGGGGCTGGTCACGCTTGAGGACATTCTCGAGGAGATCGTCGGCGAGTTCACCACCGACATGGCGGGCATGCACCAGGAGATGCACCTGCAGGACGATGGCAGCTACGTGATCGAGGGCACCGCCAACATCCGCGAACTGAACAAGTCGCTGGGCTGGCAACTGCCCACCGACGGCCCCAAGACCCTCAACGGCCTGATCCTCGAGCACCTCGAGTCCTTCCCCGAGGGCCCCACCTGCCTGCAGGTCGGCAACGTGCGCATGGAGATTCTCGAGGTCAGGGACAAGGTGATCACCTCGGCACGCTGCTGGCAGCACGTGCGCCGCACCGCCCGCCAGGAATGA